CTCCTAATTCGTTTACGAAAGAAAATGTAGTCGAAATTTCTTGTCATGGTTCTCCTTTTATTGTCAAACGAATTGTTCAGAATTTTTTAGATAATTCGCCTGTTCGTTATGCAAAAGCAGGAGAGTTTACACAAAGAGCTTTTTTGAATGGTCGTTTTGATTTGGCACAAGCTGAAGCTGTTGCTGATTTGATTGCAGCAGATTCGGCAGCATCACATAAAGTAGCTATTTCTCAACTTCGTGGTGGTTTTTCTTCTCAAATAAAAGAACTTCGCCAGCAACTTCTTGATTTTGTTTCTTTGATAGAGTTAGAATTAGATTTTGGCGAAGAAGATGTAGAGTTTGCCGAGCGTGAAAAATTGACAGCCTTAGTAAAAACAATTCAGACAGTTATAGAACAGCTTTTAAGTTCTTTTGAGCTTGGAAATGCTATTAAAAATGGAGTTCCGACTGTTATAGCAGGAAAACCAAATGCAGGAAAATCTACACTTTTAAATGCTCTCTTGAATGAAGAAAAGGCTATCGTTTCAGAAATTGCAGGAACGACAAGAGATTTTATAGAAGATGAAATAAGTATTGAAGGAATTGCATTTCGTTTTATAGACACAGCAGGATTGCGTTATACAGACGATAAAGTAGAATCGATTGGAGTAGAGCGAGCAAGAAAAAAAATGAGTGAGGCATCGCTAATTTTGTATGTAATTGATTTGTCTGAATTGTTTAATGGAAATATTACAAAAGAAGAGTTTTTTACAGAAATAAAGGAAATTGAGCAGCTGAATATCAATACACTTTTTGTTTTGAATAAAGCTGATTTTTGGTCTAAAATTGAAGAAGAAAATAACTTTGAGTGGTACAACAAACTCAAGGAATGGATAGAAAAATCAGCTACTATTTTTACACAAGCCAACAATACAACAGACAAAGAAGATATTGAAAAGCTAAAAATAAAAATTTTGGAAGTCATTCAAGCTGATAGTTTCCATGCAGGCGATACGCTCGTTACCAATACACGCCATTACGAAAGTCTGAAAGGTGCAAGTTTTGCATTAAAAGATGTTTTGAATGCCTTAGAAATGGGTTTCTCAGGCGATTTGCTTTCTTTAGATTTGCGAACAGCCTTAGAACATCTAGGAGCAATTACTGGCGAAGTTTCAAACGATGAAATTTTAGGAAATATATTTGGTAAGTTCTGTATAGGAAAGTAAGAGCATGAAAAAAACGATTTGAGAAAAGTATAAATTCTCAAATCGCTTTTTAGAATATAGAACATGATTAGCAAATCTTATTCAATAAGAAACTTTCCATAAAGAGGAAAATGGTCGGAGTCAAAACTTTCTAATCGTTCAAACTCTACAACTGAAATTTTTTCAGTAACATAAAAATGGTCTAAAGGCCATCTCAAAAAATAAGAAGTTGCATCAAAAGTATTATATAATCCTCTACCAATTCTGACATCTTTCAGTTTTGTGTTATCTTCTCCAAACAAACGTTCTGTTCTGCCCCAAGCCAAATCATTAAAATCTCCTCCTACTAACGACGGATAGTTATCTTTCTTTACTAAATCTGCTATTCTAAGCAATTCTTTTTCTTCTTTTTTATTCTCCTCTATCATTTTCATTTCTCCTACATTATCAGGGTATTTGTCGCTTGGCATAGGAGCTACTGGATGTACTCCATAAAACTTAAAAACTTTTCCTGATGGCAGTGTTACAAGTGCATGAAAAGAAGGAACTTTAGAAAGATTCAAATATTTTATTTCAGAATCTTTCAATGGAAATTTTGAATAAAGAGCCATTCCATAGGCATTATCTAATGGTATCTTCATCGTATGAGGGTATTCTTTTTCCAAACTTTGTAGTTCTTTTACCCACCAATCATCTACTTCCATAGCCAATATCATATCTGGGTCTGCTTTTTCTATTATTTCTAAAAACTTAGAAGAGTTTTTGTTAGTAATAAGGACATTTCCCAAAAGTATTCCTACTGTATTTTTTTCATCAACAGATATAGTTTCTACACTTGGAACTTCCTTAGACCACAATAGATAGGGAGCCATTACACTAAGTTGAATCAAAACTGCTGAAATAAGTCCTGTAAGTAAAAGAATAGTAGGTTTGTTCCAACGAAGTTTTATAATGACAAAATAGATAAGTATGATAATAGATAAAATAAACTGTATCATTCTAGGAAAGTCCAATACCTTTAAATACCACCTTGGAATATCATAGATTAAAGATAAAATGCTAGAAATAATAATGAGTACGCTAAGCACAATAGCTATGTAAAATGCTCCTTTTCTGAGGTTACTGTATGTTTTGTTCATATTTTCTGTAAAGAAGATTAAAAAATAAAGGCAAATTGGAATGAAACCAAGTATCTCTAAAAAAACTTTTTTACAAAAAATAGTGAATAGGTAAAAAGTAATTTAGATTCTGAAGTTTGCCCTATAAAGTCATAAAACAT
This is a stretch of genomic DNA from Bernardetia sp. MNP-M8. It encodes these proteins:
- the mnmE gene encoding tRNA uridine-5-carboxymethylaminomethyl(34) synthesis GTPase MnmE; this translates as MKFTDFSDTIIALSTPAGRGAIALVRLSGADAILHTQTFFKGKNLVEQKTHTVHFGTIRNPENEILDEVVVTIFKAPNSFTKENVVEISCHGSPFIVKRIVQNFLDNSPVRYAKAGEFTQRAFLNGRFDLAQAEAVADLIAADSAASHKVAISQLRGGFSSQIKELRQQLLDFVSLIELELDFGEEDVEFAEREKLTALVKTIQTVIEQLLSSFELGNAIKNGVPTVIAGKPNAGKSTLLNALLNEEKAIVSEIAGTTRDFIEDEISIEGIAFRFIDTAGLRYTDDKVESIGVERARKKMSEASLILYVIDLSELFNGNITKEEFFTEIKEIEQLNINTLFVLNKADFWSKIEEENNFEWYNKLKEWIEKSATIFTQANNTTDKEDIEKLKIKILEVIQADSFHAGDTLVTNTRHYESLKGASFALKDVLNALEMGFSGDLLSLDLRTALEHLGAITGEVSNDEILGNIFGKFCIGK
- a CDS encoding endonuclease/exonuclease/phosphatase family protein translates to MNKTYSNLRKGAFYIAIVLSVLIIISSILSLIYDIPRWYLKVLDFPRMIQFILSIIILIYFVIIKLRWNKPTILLLTGLISAVLIQLSVMAPYLLWSKEVPSVETISVDEKNTVGILLGNVLITNKNSSKFLEIIEKADPDMILAMEVDDWWVKELQSLEKEYPHTMKIPLDNAYGMALYSKFPLKDSEIKYLNLSKVPSFHALVTLPSGKVFKFYGVHPVAPMPSDKYPDNVGEMKMIEENKKEEKELLRIADLVKKDNYPSLVGGDFNDLAWGRTERLFGEDNTKLKDVRIGRGLYNTFDATSYFLRWPLDHFYVTEKISVVEFERLESFDSDHFPLYGKFLIE